A part of Actinobaculum sp. 313 genomic DNA contains:
- a CDS encoding UvrD-helicase domain-containing protein, producing the protein MTYEKIMRMIHPDRNAQPTAEQRLVIEAEDPALLVVAGAGSGKTATMADRIAYQVAIGRADPGEVLGLTFTRKAAGELAQRVESTLGRLNRVVQQRESLTRPLITTYNSFAVDIASSYGLLIGVDPAARLITDGERWQLMSQIIDEWPSGANDFGDLERSSLVESALVLEAAILDNQLTTDGVREFLDAEMTAIDVLAQEKQRFGKDQSADSKAWSELKGKAPASLRLRRELLDVVEAYFQRKRDEGLVEFADQVASASAVLNRHPDIGREVASQYRLVLLDEYQDTSVNQAAFIYSALTRGEDTQAGSWRSVCAVGDPNQAIYGWRGASANALADFAARLPHVRRLSLSVSFRSDDAILDAANAVAASITTGGVGVRKLRSRPHAGPGRVIEIRPWLREESYLAIGLRIRDVIAELRRTRPDHRPEIAVLGRKRIYLERMAPVLQSLGIPYEFVGGESMIRRPEILTLRAALGVVASPGRNDLLIRLLTLYGIGADDLRALDGWSRELAKRQVLGTKLDHREERSLIEAVTYPPQGEESSLSEAARQRIAALSRVLAELRRALHSPLPDLIARAVRLLGLDVAAVARRSAAQRVRTSIDSFIALGSSYTADHPDSSVADFLAWLDAVDLREHGGEEEAGQEALPTEGAEVHPGVVQLMTIHAAKGLQWEDLVAVPELVDGQFSEITRGVHAWPQSNAVFPYPLRADYRYLPRFQVTGCADKFAAGADYRAFKSELLPAHESQEMRRLAYVAFTRPRAELLLAGFAADTPEWIGGLKKRDKQDGPIPLRQRSSFLSDIRAATEVPLVPISSVAGQDWPANLLVEAPEATDIEELMEVFGAEIVVPPMLAPVPTFEDDLCWPKNISRSLGERLRTEPTDDRVQAWYRQAEILLAEQRQAGAMGRERPYLTATDVVRMQQDPEQFRREQRRPIPRQPSHAARTGTTLHARIASHFSAVATLDIDLPEETDEPALPREREHELLRVFASTPWAALEPLAVEQPLEVVVAGRVIRCTIDAVFETGGIPGRAKVTVVDWKSGRRPGPEQLAARELQLALYRLAWSRAHGLPLEDVGACFVYLGSGGHTFEAGMMSEEEIAKRIEDSLFSTESSA; encoded by the coding sequence ATGACTTACGAGAAGATCATGCGTATGATCCACCCGGATCGGAACGCGCAGCCTACCGCGGAACAACGGCTGGTGATCGAAGCCGAGGATCCGGCGCTGTTGGTTGTAGCCGGAGCTGGGTCGGGAAAGACGGCTACGATGGCCGATCGCATCGCTTATCAGGTGGCCATCGGACGTGCAGATCCTGGAGAAGTGCTCGGCCTGACCTTCACCCGTAAAGCCGCCGGTGAGCTGGCACAACGTGTGGAGAGCACACTCGGCCGCCTGAATCGGGTAGTACAACAACGCGAATCCTTGACAAGGCCATTGATCACCACATACAACTCATTTGCGGTAGATATCGCCTCCAGTTATGGGCTGTTAATCGGCGTCGATCCGGCGGCGCGTCTGATTACGGACGGTGAACGATGGCAGCTCATGTCGCAGATCATCGACGAGTGGCCGAGCGGCGCAAATGACTTCGGTGACCTCGAGCGCTCAAGCCTCGTGGAATCGGCATTGGTGCTGGAGGCCGCGATTCTTGACAATCAACTCACCACCGATGGGGTACGTGAGTTTCTCGACGCCGAGATGACAGCCATTGACGTTTTGGCACAGGAGAAGCAACGGTTCGGCAAAGATCAAAGTGCGGACTCGAAGGCGTGGAGTGAACTCAAAGGGAAAGCGCCCGCATCGCTACGACTGCGCCGGGAACTACTGGATGTGGTTGAGGCATATTTCCAGCGAAAACGGGACGAGGGCTTGGTTGAGTTTGCCGATCAGGTTGCCTCAGCCTCCGCCGTACTGAATCGTCATCCCGACATTGGACGCGAGGTCGCTAGCCAATACCGGCTGGTGCTGTTGGACGAGTATCAAGATACCTCGGTGAATCAGGCCGCTTTCATTTACTCCGCATTGACTCGCGGCGAAGATACGCAGGCAGGCTCGTGGAGGTCGGTCTGCGCGGTGGGAGATCCGAACCAGGCCATTTACGGGTGGCGCGGTGCCAGTGCGAACGCCCTGGCGGACTTCGCCGCCAGACTGCCACATGTGCGGCGACTATCGCTGTCGGTCTCCTTCCGCTCGGACGATGCCATCCTCGACGCCGCAAATGCCGTTGCTGCGAGTATTACGACCGGCGGCGTCGGAGTGAGGAAGCTTCGTTCACGTCCTCATGCCGGGCCGGGCCGCGTTATTGAGATACGGCCCTGGCTGCGCGAGGAATCCTATCTAGCCATTGGGCTGCGGATCCGTGACGTGATTGCCGAGCTCCGTCGTACTCGGCCCGACCATCGCCCGGAGATTGCCGTGCTCGGGCGAAAACGCATTTACCTTGAGCGCATGGCTCCTGTACTTCAGTCACTGGGCATCCCCTACGAGTTCGTCGGTGGGGAGAGCATGATTCGTCGGCCTGAGATACTGACCCTGCGAGCGGCGCTCGGTGTTGTCGCGAGCCCGGGTCGCAACGACCTCCTGATCCGACTGCTGACGCTCTACGGAATCGGTGCGGACGATCTGCGCGCGCTCGATGGCTGGTCACGCGAGCTTGCGAAGCGACAGGTTCTGGGAACGAAACTCGATCATCGCGAAGAGCGCAGTCTCATCGAGGCCGTCACCTACCCGCCGCAGGGGGAGGAGAGTTCCTTGAGCGAGGCGGCGCGGCAGCGCATAGCGGCGTTGTCCCGGGTCTTGGCGGAGCTTCGCCGTGCTTTACATTCTCCGTTGCCCGATCTTATTGCGCGCGCGGTACGGCTACTTGGGCTAGATGTTGCGGCGGTGGCGCGCCGGAGTGCCGCGCAGCGGGTTCGTACTTCTATTGATTCTTTCATTGCGTTGGGAAGCTCCTACACGGCAGATCATCCCGACTCCTCCGTCGCCGACTTCTTGGCGTGGCTAGATGCGGTGGACCTGCGTGAACACGGTGGCGAAGAGGAGGCAGGGCAAGAAGCTCTTCCTACTGAAGGTGCCGAAGTACATCCCGGCGTCGTACAACTGATGACGATCCACGCGGCAAAGGGGTTGCAGTGGGAGGACCTGGTCGCCGTACCCGAGTTAGTCGACGGGCAATTCTCGGAGATCACAAGGGGTGTCCATGCCTGGCCGCAGTCCAATGCTGTGTTCCCCTATCCTTTGCGCGCAGACTATCGGTATCTTCCCCGATTCCAAGTGACGGGTTGTGCCGATAAGTTCGCGGCAGGGGCGGACTACCGTGCATTCAAGTCGGAACTGTTGCCCGCGCATGAGAGCCAGGAGATGCGTCGTTTGGCATATGTGGCCTTTACACGCCCGCGCGCCGAACTTCTTTTGGCAGGATTCGCGGCAGATACGCCGGAATGGATCGGAGGCCTGAAGAAGCGCGACAAGCAAGACGGGCCAATACCGCTACGTCAGCGATCCTCGTTCTTGAGTGATATCCGTGCGGCAACGGAGGTTCCGCTCGTCCCGATTTCTTCGGTGGCAGGGCAGGACTGGCCCGCCAACCTACTGGTTGAGGCACCCGAAGCCACGGATATTGAGGAGCTTATGGAAGTCTTTGGTGCGGAGATCGTCGTGCCACCGATGTTGGCTCCGGTTCCCACCTTCGAGGATGATCTGTGCTGGCCGAAGAACATATCACGATCATTGGGAGAGCGGCTTCGGACAGAGCCCACGGATGACCGTGTGCAAGCGTGGTACAGACAAGCAGAAATCTTGCTCGCGGAGCAGCGCCAAGCTGGTGCCATGGGAAGGGAACGCCCATACCTCACCGCGACGGACGTGGTGCGGATGCAGCAGGATCCGGAGCAGTTCAGGCGCGAGCAGCGCCGACCCATTCCACGCCAACCGAGTCATGCTGCGCGCACGGGCACCACCTTGCACGCGCGAATAGCCAGCCACTTCTCCGCAGTCGCAACCCTGGATATCGACTTGCCGGAGGAGACGGATGAACCAGCATTGCCGCGCGAAAGAGAGCATGAGTTGCTCCGCGTCTTTGCATCAACTCCGTGGGCTGCGCTCGAGCCACTCGCCGTCGAGCAACCGCTGGAGGTTGTCGTGGCCGGACGCGTCATCCGGTGCACCATCGACGCCGTTTTCGAAACTGGAGGCATACCCGGCCGCGCGAAGGTGACCGTTGTCGACTGGAAAAGTGGACGGCGTCCGGGACCGGAGCAGCTGGCGGCACGCGAACTGCAACTCGCCCTCTACCGCTTGGCGTGGTCGCGCGCCCACGGACTGCCACTGGAGGATGTGGGGGCATGCTTCGTCTATCTTGGCTCCGGTGGCCACACCTTCGAGGCGGGGATGATGTCGGAAGAGGAGATCGCCAAGCGAATTGAAGACTCGCTATTCTCCACCGAATCTTCAGCTTGA
- a CDS encoding phosphotransferase produces the protein MNTSPLYLAALAVSAIDGLEAVGTRPPFTESEDFVTGGVLDARGQHWVVKYPKNSLAATILEAEASLAPILLEELRAGRLSFDIMRPAGFADGAADGRAIVYPEPFGHSNEFELMNDAQARELGRTLAAIHSLSTDVIARAGLPVYSVEEWRQRLRVELHDAAQTSSIPAVLRRRWENALEDDALWQYEPVVVHGDVAAENFLWSNGTTVSSVLGFGEARVGDPAQDLAPLLGLGDEPFDLIVESYQNTRGVRVDDAMYSRTLLMSELAVIRWLMYGIRTSNNSVRTDAETMLLDLAEQINADPDLVIGPSWNVDPQANNAP, from the coding sequence GTGAACACTTCGCCGCTTTACCTCGCCGCACTGGCCGTCAGTGCTATCGACGGTCTGGAGGCCGTCGGGACGCGTCCGCCCTTTACTGAATCGGAAGACTTTGTCACCGGTGGTGTCCTTGATGCACGCGGGCAGCACTGGGTTGTGAAGTACCCGAAAAACTCACTGGCCGCGACAATCCTCGAGGCGGAGGCCTCCCTGGCGCCGATACTACTTGAGGAGTTGCGTGCCGGACGCCTGTCCTTCGACATCATGCGACCTGCGGGTTTCGCCGACGGTGCAGCCGACGGACGTGCAATTGTCTATCCGGAACCCTTTGGGCATAGCAACGAATTCGAACTCATGAATGACGCCCAGGCCCGTGAACTCGGGCGCACACTTGCCGCCATTCATTCGCTCTCCACCGACGTCATCGCTCGGGCAGGTCTTCCGGTGTACAGCGTGGAAGAATGGCGCCAGCGGCTGCGCGTTGAGTTACACGATGCGGCACAGACATCCTCCATTCCCGCCGTTCTTCGCCGTCGTTGGGAGAACGCGCTGGAGGATGATGCTCTGTGGCAGTATGAGCCGGTTGTCGTGCACGGCGACGTCGCCGCCGAGAATTTCCTCTGGTCGAACGGCACGACGGTGTCCTCCGTTCTCGGATTCGGTGAGGCCCGTGTGGGTGACCCGGCACAGGATCTTGCACCGCTGCTCGGGTTAGGCGATGAGCCCTTCGATCTCATCGTCGAGTCATATCAGAATACGCGCGGGGTCAGAGTCGACGACGCCATGTATAGCCGAACCTTGCTCATGTCGGAGCTGGCCGTGATCCGCTGGCTCATGTACGGCATCCGCACATCCAACAACTCGGTGCGCACAGATGCGGAGACCATGCTCCTTGATCTCGCGGAGCAAATCAATGCCGATCCCGACTTGGTGATCGGACCGTCCTGGAACGTAGATCCGCAGGCAAACAACGCGCCCTGA
- a CDS encoding ATPase, T2SS/T4P/T4SS family has translation MSADVNAGLEGQVRRLVRQRGIDPQREPDALEALISEAITRHEHAAVRGTVEPISEIGTARRAVRDAVGGYGPLQPFFDDPDVEEIWIDDPGRVFVARAGRSELTNVTLTDTQVHDLVERMLRASGRRLDLSSPFVDAALESGERLHAVIPDITRRHWAVNIRKYVVRARGLGELVAAGTLTRQAAEFLSAAVEAGMNILVSGATQAGKTTMLRALLGSVPSGDRIITAEEVFELALEHRDVVAMQTRPPSIEGRGEVTLRRLVREALRMRPDHIVIGEVRSSEAFDLLVALNSGVPGACTIHANSAREAILKLCTLPLLAGENVTSAFVVPTVASTVDLVIHMERDAAGLRIVKEVAAVTGRIESGRIEMASLFAYRNGALVQCSSELPRRGRKGINMAGPPHVPKESASWR, from the coding sequence ATGAGTGCCGATGTGAACGCTGGTCTCGAGGGGCAGGTGCGCCGCCTCGTGCGGCAGCGCGGCATTGACCCGCAGCGTGAACCGGATGCGCTCGAGGCTTTGATCAGCGAGGCGATCACGCGCCATGAACACGCCGCTGTGCGTGGCACGGTCGAACCGATCAGCGAGATAGGGACGGCTCGGCGTGCGGTGCGTGACGCGGTTGGCGGATACGGCCCGCTGCAACCGTTCTTCGACGATCCCGACGTGGAAGAGATCTGGATTGATGATCCTGGACGCGTATTTGTAGCTCGTGCCGGCCGCAGTGAGCTCACCAACGTCACGCTGACGGATACGCAAGTCCATGACCTCGTGGAAAGGATGCTGCGGGCCTCCGGGCGTCGGCTCGACCTCTCCAGTCCCTTTGTCGATGCGGCTCTCGAATCCGGTGAGCGCCTTCATGCTGTCATCCCGGATATAACGCGTCGCCACTGGGCCGTCAACATTCGCAAGTACGTTGTGCGTGCGCGCGGGCTGGGCGAACTCGTTGCCGCTGGGACGCTGACGCGGCAGGCGGCGGAATTTCTTTCGGCAGCGGTGGAAGCGGGAATGAATATCCTGGTGTCAGGGGCGACACAGGCCGGCAAGACCACGATGCTGCGGGCCTTGCTGGGTTCGGTTCCGTCTGGCGACCGCATCATCACGGCGGAGGAGGTCTTCGAACTGGCGCTGGAGCACCGCGATGTCGTTGCGATGCAAACCCGTCCGCCGTCAATCGAGGGGCGGGGAGAGGTGACGCTCCGTCGCCTGGTGCGCGAAGCGCTGCGGATGCGCCCCGACCATATTGTGATCGGCGAGGTCCGTTCCTCAGAGGCATTCGATCTACTCGTCGCCTTGAACTCGGGCGTACCCGGTGCCTGCACCATACATGCCAACTCGGCCCGGGAGGCCATTCTCAAGCTTTGCACCTTGCCGCTGCTGGCCGGCGAGAATGTCACTTCGGCCTTCGTCGTGCCAACAGTAGCTTCGACCGTTGATCTCGTCATCCATATGGAGAGGGATGCGGCAGGGCTACGCATCGTGAAAGAAGTTGCGGCAGTCACCGGAAGAATTGAGTCGGGGCGCATCGAGATGGCGAGCCTGTTCGCCTACCGCAACGGTGCTCTTGTTCAGTGCAGCAGTGAATTACCACGGCGGGGGCGCAAGGGTATCAATATGGCAGGTCCGCCGCACGTCCCGAAGGAGAGTGCGTCATGGCGGTAG
- a CDS encoding type II secretion system F family protein, giving the protein MAVAVGLLLGTGIVIVASVLGGVVEPWRKPHALRLLPAPRTVAVAVLCGVAVGGALLFGTRQVPLAISGGILGIGAPRSIQQSLLRRRRRLMRESWPEALDDIVSALRAGLSIGEAVAAQGTRGPESMRPYFLRFSAQLEATGRMEESLDALKEGFADPVADRTVEAMRLASQLGGYDLAVMFGELSQTLRAENRARGELLARQSWTVNGARIAAAAPWIVLALLCTRPGTAQAFSNPLGSLVLLCGLVATVVAYIAMMRIGRLPEEPRVLSGGAAQLKRGG; this is encoded by the coding sequence ATGGCGGTAGCAGTCGGGCTACTCCTCGGAACGGGCATTGTCATTGTGGCGTCCGTGCTCGGTGGAGTGGTAGAGCCCTGGCGAAAACCGCATGCGCTGAGGCTGTTGCCCGCACCGCGAACCGTCGCTGTGGCGGTTCTTTGCGGGGTAGCTGTGGGCGGTGCGCTTCTGTTTGGTACTCGGCAGGTTCCCCTGGCAATAAGTGGCGGCATTCTCGGTATCGGCGCACCCCGTAGCATTCAGCAGTCACTGCTGCGCCGTCGACGTCGCCTGATGCGTGAGAGCTGGCCTGAAGCACTGGACGATATTGTGTCAGCTTTGCGAGCAGGTCTGAGCATTGGTGAAGCGGTGGCGGCGCAGGGCACGCGTGGACCGGAGTCGATGCGCCCGTACTTCCTCCGCTTCTCCGCACAACTCGAAGCGACCGGGCGGATGGAAGAGTCCTTGGATGCGTTGAAAGAAGGCTTCGCGGATCCGGTTGCGGACCGCACGGTTGAGGCGATGCGGTTGGCAAGTCAGTTGGGAGGATACGATCTGGCGGTCATGTTCGGTGAACTGTCACAAACGCTACGCGCGGAGAATCGGGCACGCGGGGAACTACTTGCACGTCAGTCATGGACGGTCAACGGGGCCCGTATTGCGGCAGCGGCGCCTTGGATAGTTCTTGCCTTGTTGTGCACCCGGCCGGGTACCGCCCAGGCCTTCTCCAACCCTCTGGGAAGTCTCGTTCTTCTGTGCGGATTGGTGGCGACGGTCGTCGCATACATAGCGATGATGCGAATCGGTCGACTTCCCGAAGAACCGCGCGTATTAAGCGGCGGTGCCGCACAGCTGAAAAGGGGCGGGTGA